The following proteins are encoded in a genomic region of Corylus avellana chromosome ca4, CavTom2PMs-1.0:
- the LOC132178977 gene encoding protein ANTAGONIST OF LIKE HETEROCHROMATIN PROTEIN 1-like has protein sequence MESRKLAALLSSLSSELLLLLLLIFPSSTPLSLSSNSNSNSNSNAKIFPLLHHFLSSQGIAASLSLLSISRKRKRTHLPEPDSGPTHDEEDPQLGHRLDLTRTPDSFKNCFRMTSSTFEWLSGLLEPLLECRDPAGSPLNLSAERRLGIGLFRLATGADYPEISKQLGVSESVAKFCTKQLCRVLCTDFRFWVTFPTPNELESVSTAFQSLTGLPNCCGVLDCARFKIVNKNHESKLPNDVVQEDSIAAQIVADSTSKILSIVVGFRGNKGDYKVLKSSTLYKDIEEERLLNSLPANVNGVAVNQYLVGHGEYPLLPWLMVPFVDAVPGSCEDNFNRAHSSMRFPALRTIVSLKSWGVLSRPIEEEFKIAVAYIGACSMLHNALLMREDYTALSDELGDSDQGTHYDGRDGGLEEILVENKSYVIRSALATRAKEFRD, from the coding sequence ATGGAATCCCGGAAATTGGCCGCTTTACTCTCCTCCTTAAGCTCCGAACTCCTCCTACTACTACTCCTCATCTTCCCTTCCTCCACTCCACTCTCCCTATCTTctaattccaattccaattccaattccaatgCAAAGATTTTCCCTCTCCTCCACCATTTCCTCTCCTCGCAAGGAATCGCCGCCTCCCTCTCACTCCTCTCGATTTCTCGGAAACGCAAGCGAACCCATTTGCCAGAACCAGATTCTGGACCGACCCATGACGAAGAAGACCCTCAACTCGGACATCGACTCGACCTGACTCGGACTCCCGACTCGTTCAAGAACTGCTTCAGGATGACCTCCTCGACCTTCGAATGGCTCTCCGGCTTGCTCGAACCGTTGCTGGAGTGCCGTGACCCGGCCGGTTCACCCTTGAACCTCTCCGCTGAGCGCCGGCTCGGTATCGGCCTGTTTCGGTTAGCCACCGGCGCGGACTACCCCGAAATCTCCAAGCAGCTCGGTGTCTCGGAGTCCGTAGCGAAATTCTGCACCAAGCAATTGTGCCGTGTCTTGTGCACCGATTTCCGATTCTGGGTCACTTTCCCTACGCCGAACGAGCTCGAATCAGTGTCCACCGCCTTCCAAAGCCTTACCGGATTGCCAAATTGCTGTGGTGTGCTTGATTGTGCAAGGTTCAAGATTGTCAACAAAAATCATGAGTCCAAGTTACCAAATGACGTAGTTCAAGAAGACAGCATTGCTGCTCAAATAGTCGCCGATTCGACATCAAAAATTTTGAGCATTGTCGTCGGGTTTCGAGGCAATAAGGGCGACTATAAGGTTCTAAAGTCGTCAACTTTGTATAAGgatattgaagaagaaaggttATTGAATTCACTTCCGGCGAATGTAAATGGGGTGGCTGTAAATCAGTATTTGGTTGGACATGGTGAGTACCCTTTGCTTCCTTGGTTGATGGTGCCTTTTGTGGACGCTGTGCCGGGTTCTTGTGAAGACAATTTCAACAGGGCGCATAGCTCGATGCGCTTTCCGGCGCTTAGAACCATTGTCAGCCTGAAGAGTTGGGGCGTTTTGAGCAGGCCGATAGAGGAGGAGTTCAAGATTGCGGTTGCTTATATTGGTGCTTGTTCGATGCTTCACAATGCGCTGCTAATGAGGGAGGACTACACGGCATTGTCGGATGAGTTGGGGGATTCTGATCAGGGCACTCACTATGATGGCCGGGATGGTGGACTGGAGGAGATTTTGGTTGAGAACAAGTCTTATGTTATAAGAAGTGCATTAGCTACGAGGGCAAAAGAGTTTCGTGATTAA